CTTTTTGCCCAAGGACCAGGCGTTTGATTTCGCCCGGCATGCGATGAACATCGCGCAAAAATATGGCATGCCGAAGGTTGCGACGCTCAACGGCCAGATGCATAAGCAGTACGACTTGATGTTTGAGGATGTACGGCATCAGCTGGATGTGAAGGCGGGCGATCCGGTAAAGCCCGAGCACCTGGAATAACAAGTTTGCACTGACACAACACCATCAGTGTGGGAGCGGGCTTGCTCGCGAATGCGGTCTTTCAGTCAATAAATTAAGAGACTGGCACACCGCATTCGCGAGCAAGCCCGCTCCCACATTTTGATCTCCATCCGCTCCAAGGCATACTTGCGGCCTCTCGCTTTGCAGATTTGTCAGCCACCCCATGCGTATCCACGTCAGCTTCATCGACCGCGTCGGCATTACCCAGGAAGTCCTGGCCTTGCTCGGTGGGCGCAATCTCAACCTGGATGCGGTGGAGATGGTGCCGCCCAACGTCTACATCGACGCGCCGACTCTCAGCGCCGAGGTCCTCGAAGAACTGCGTGATGCGCTGTTCAGCGTGCACGGCGTGCAAGCAGTCACCGTGGTCGACATCCTTCCCGGCCAGCGCCGCCACTTGCAACTCGACGCCCTGCTGGCCGCGATGACCGACCCGGTATTGGCCCTGGACAGCGCCGGCAAGATCCTGCTGGCCAACCCGGCGTTGATCGCGCTGTACGGCCGCGAACCGGCTGGGGAAAGCATCAGCGAACTGTTCAATGACCCGGCGCTGCTGGAGACCTTGCTGGAGCATGGCTTTCGCCTGCCTTTGCGCGAAATCAGCGTCAACGGCCAGACCTTTTTGCTCGACGCCACGCCCATCACCGACGCCGGCGCCTTGCTGACGCTGTACCAGCCCAACCGCATCGGCGAGCAATTGTCGGCGCTGCACCATGACCATGCCGAAGGCTTTGATGCGCTGTTGGGCGAGTCCCCGGTGATCCGCACCCTCAAGGCGCGTGCGCAACGAGTGGCGGCACTGGACGCACCGTTGTTGATCCAGGGCGAAACCGGCACCGGCAAAGAGCTGGTGGCGCGGGCCTGCCATGCGATCAGCGCGCGCCACAGTGCGCCGTTTCTGGCGCTGAACTGCGCGGCGTTGCCGGAGAACCTCGCCGAGAGTGAACTGTTTGGTTATGCCCCCGGCGCCTTTACCGGTGCCCAGCGCGGCGGCAAGCCGGGGCTGATGGAACTGGCCAACCAGGGCACGGTATTTCTTGATGAGATCGGCGAAATGTCGCCGTACTTGCAGGCCAAGCTGCTGCGCTTTCTGAATGACGGCAGCTTCCGGCGCGTGGGCGGCGACCGCGAAGTGAAGGTCAATGTGCGCATTCTCAGCGCCACCCACCGCGACCTGGAAAAAATGGTCAGCGAGGGTACTTTCCGCGAAGACCTGTTCTACCGCCTCAACGTGCTCAACGTTGAAGTGCCGCCGCTGCGTGAACGCGGCCAGGACATCCTGCTGCTGGCCCGCTACTTCATGCAGCAGGCCTGCGCGCAGATCCAGCGCCCGGTGTGCCGCCTGGCGCCCGGCACTTACCCGGCGCTGCTGGGCAACCGCTGGCCGGGCAATGTGCGCCAGCTGCAAAACGTGATCTTCCGCGCCGCCGCCATTTGCGAAAGCAGCTTGGTGGACATCGGCGACCTGGACATCGCCGGCACCTCGGTAGCGCGCCAGAGCGACGGCGAAGTCGACAGCCTGGAACAGGCGGTGGAAGACTTCGAACGCAGCCTGCTGGAAAAGCTCTACGCCAGCTACCCCTCGACCCGCCAACTGGCGAGCCGCCTGCAGACTTCGCACACGGCAATTGCGCATCGGCTGCGCAAGTACGGCATTCCCAACAAGCTCTGACTGAATAAACGCGGTTCAAATGTGGGAGCTGGCTTCTGTGGGAGCTGGCTTGCCTGCGATACAGGCACCTCGGTCTTTCATCTAAACCAAGGTGATGCTATCGCAGGCAAGCCAGCTCCCACACAAGCCTACTTCCACATGGACGGCACTCCAGATTTTGGTCTGAGAACGACATCCAGTGTACTGAAAGCGCTACAGCGTAACGATATCGATACAACCCTGTTTTTTACGCGCCATGCAAGGCTTTGATCCACATAGGCTTTTTTTCACAGGCCCAGCTGTAGCGAAATCGCTACGGCAAAAACTTCCAGCGCCCTAACCAATTTTACTAACCTATTGATTTATAAATAATTAATAACGTTGGCCGCGATATTGCTAAGCAACTCCCCATTATTCCAATCCCGTCCACCAGACGAATCTGGCCTTGAGGAGTTTCCATGAGCGAGTTGCGTTTCACTGAAGATCACGAGTGGCTGCGCGCCGAAGCCGATGGCAGCGTCACCGTGGGTATCACCGCTTTCGCGCAGAACGCGCTGGGTGATGTGGTTTTCGTGCAACTGCCTGAGTTGCAGTCCTACGCCAAGGGCGCAGAAGCCTCCACCGTTGAGTCGGTCAAGGCCGCGAGTGGCGTGTACATGCCGCTGGACGGCGACGTTCTCGAAGTTAACGACAAGCTCAGCGACAGCCCGGAACTGGTCAACGAAGACCCGATGGGCGAAGGTTGGTTCTTCCGCTTTAAACCCGCCGATGCCAGCGCAGTGGCTAAGCTGTTGGATCAGGATGCGTACGACCGCCTGATCAAAGCCAACGCTGAAGCCTGAGGAGCGCGCCATGACCGTTAATCTCACTACCGCCAACGAATTCATCGCCCGCCATATCGGCCCGCGCCAGGAAGACGAGCA
The sequence above is a segment of the Pseudomonas sp. R76 genome. Coding sequences within it:
- a CDS encoding DUF5064 family protein; amino-acid sequence: MATFEPGHLHVERHALNKDDYSYNLCIDYEVSQDPKEGKGMLFKLHGSVQGKDLKEEFFLPKDQAFDFARHAMNIAQKYGMPKVATLNGQMHKQYDLMFEDVRHQLDVKAGDPVKPEHLE
- a CDS encoding sigma-54-dependent transcriptional regulator, which codes for MRIHVSFIDRVGITQEVLALLGGRNLNLDAVEMVPPNVYIDAPTLSAEVLEELRDALFSVHGVQAVTVVDILPGQRRHLQLDALLAAMTDPVLALDSAGKILLANPALIALYGREPAGESISELFNDPALLETLLEHGFRLPLREISVNGQTFLLDATPITDAGALLTLYQPNRIGEQLSALHHDHAEGFDALLGESPVIRTLKARAQRVAALDAPLLIQGETGTGKELVARACHAISARHSAPFLALNCAALPENLAESELFGYAPGAFTGAQRGGKPGLMELANQGTVFLDEIGEMSPYLQAKLLRFLNDGSFRRVGGDREVKVNVRILSATHRDLEKMVSEGTFREDLFYRLNVLNVEVPPLRERGQDILLLARYFMQQACAQIQRPVCRLAPGTYPALLGNRWPGNVRQLQNVIFRAAAICESSLVDIGDLDIAGTSVARQSDGEVDSLEQAVEDFERSLLEKLYASYPSTRQLASRLQTSHTAIAHRLRKYGIPNKL
- the gcvH gene encoding glycine cleavage system protein GcvH translates to MSELRFTEDHEWLRAEADGSVTVGITAFAQNALGDVVFVQLPELQSYAKGAEASTVESVKAASGVYMPLDGDVLEVNDKLSDSPELVNEDPMGEGWFFRFKPADASAVAKLLDQDAYDRLIKANAEA